One part of the Arabidopsis thaliana chromosome 4, partial sequence genome encodes these proteins:
- the RLP48 gene encoding receptor like protein 48 (receptor like protein 48 (RLP48); INVOLVED IN: signal transduction; LOCATED IN: endomembrane system; CONTAINS InterPro DOMAIN/s: Leucine-rich repeat, typical subtype (InterPro:IPR003591), Leucine-rich repeat-containing N-terminal domain, type 2 (InterPro:IPR013210), Leucine-rich repeat (InterPro:IPR001611); BEST Arabidopsis thaliana protein match is: receptor like protein 47 (TAIR:AT4G13810.2); Has 81614 Blast hits to 24875 proteins in 996 species: Archae - 37; Bacteria - 6005; Metazoa - 13733; Fungi - 821; Plants - 54574; Viruses - 20; Other Eukaryotes - 6424 (source: NCBI BLink).) has protein sequence MHSCSERRMMTVIWSLCLIFCLSNSILAIAKDLCLPDQRDALLEFKNEFYVQEFDPHMKCEKATETWRNKTDCCSWNRVSCDPKTGKVVELDLMSSCLNGPLRSNSSLFRLQHLQSLELSSNNISGILPDSIGNLKYLRSLSFRTCHLFGKIPSSLGSLSYLTHLDLSYNDFTSEGPDSGGNLNRLTDLQLVLLNLSSVTWIDLGSNQLKGRGIVDFSIFLHLKSLCSLDLSYLNTRSMVDLSFFSHLMSLDELDLSGINLKISSTLSFPSATGTLILASCNIVEFPKFLENQTSLFYLDISANHIEGQVPEWLWRLPTLSFVNIAQNSFSGELPMLPNSIYSFIASDNQFSGEIPRTVCELVSLNTLVLSNNKFSGSIPRCFENFKTISILHLRNNSLSGVFPKEIISETLTSLDVGHNWLSGQLPKSLIKCTDLEFLNVEDNRINDKFPFWLRSLSNLQILVLRSNEFYGPIFSLEDSLSFPKLRIFDISENHFTGVLPSDYFAGWSAMSSVVDIFDTTPQVHILGVFQGYYHNSVVLTNKGLNMELVGSGFTIYKTIDVSGNRLEGDIPESIGILKELIVLNMSNNAFTGHIPPSLSNLSNLQSLDLSQNRLSGSIPPELGKLTFLEWMNFSYNRLEGPIPQATQIQSQNSSSFAENPGLCGAPFLNKCGGEEEEEEEATKQEEDEDEEKEEKNQVFSWIAAAIGYVPGVFCGLTIAHILTS, from the exons ATGCATTCTTGTAGTGAGAGGAGGATGATGACAGTAATATGGAGCTTGTGTTTAATCTTCTGCCTCTCTAACTCAATACTTGCCATTGCTAAAGACTTGTGTCTTCCCGACCAGAGGGATGCTCTTTTAGAGTTCAAAAACGAGTTCTACGTCCAAGAGTTCGATCCCCATATGAAGTGTGAAAAGGCAACAGAGACGTGGAGGAACAAGACTGATTGCTGTTCTTGGAATCGTGTCTCTTGTGATCCTAAGACAGGCAAGGTCGTCGAGTTAGATCTCATGAGCAGTTGTCTCAATGGCCCTTTGAGATCTAATAGTAGCCTGTTTAGACTACAACATCTCCAGAGCTTAGAACTTAGCTCCAATAATATTTCCGGTATCCTACCAGATTCCATCGGCAACCTCAAATATTTGAGGTCTTTAAGTTTTCGTACTTGCCATCTCTTTGGAAAGATTCCATCTTCACTCGGAAGTCTTTCTTATCTCACTCATCTTGATCTTTCTTATAACGATTTCACCAGTGAAGGACCAGATTCGGGTGGCAACCTAAACCGACTTACAGATTTGCAACTTGTGCTACTCAACTTGAGCTCGGTCACCTGGATCGACCTTGGTTCTAACCAGTTGAAAG GAAGGGGCATTGTTGATTTCAGCATCTTCTTGCATCTCAAGTCACTTTGTTCACTTGACCTCTCCTATCTGAATACAAGAAGCATggttgatttgagttttttttcacatCTCATGTCACTTGATGAGCTGGATCTTTCAGGGATTAATTTGAAGATCAGTTCAACTCTCAGCTTTCCCTCAGCCACGGGCACCTTGATTTTAGCATCCTGCAATATTGTTGAGTTCCCCAAGTTTCTAGAAAACCAAACCAGTTTGTTTTATCTAGACATCTCTGCAAATCACATTGAAGGCCAAGTACCGGAGTGGTTGTGGAGACTGCCAACGTTGTCGTTTGTAAACATTGCTCAGAATTCCTTCAGTGGAGAACTACCTATGTTACCAAACTCTATCTATAGCTTTATAGCCTCTGATAATCAGTTTTCGGGAGAGATTCCTAGAACAGTATGCGAATTGGTTAGTCTTAATACACTTGTTTTATCTAACAACAAATTCAGCGGTTCTATTCCCCGGTGTTTTGAGAATTTCAAAACTATTTCAATCTTGCATCTTCGGAATAACAGCCTCTCGGGTGTTTTTCCAAAGGAAATTATCAGTGAAACCTTGACATCACTTGATGTTGGTCACAATTGGCTATCAGGACAACTTCCCAAGTCTCTGATCAAATGCACTGACCTCGAGTTTCTGAACGTGGAAGATAACAGAATCAATGACAAATTTCCATTTTGGTTGAGATCGTTGTCCAATCTACAGATTCTTGTCCTTCGTTCTAATGAGTTCTATGGGCCAATATTTTCTCTTGAAGATTCTTTGAGTTTCCCCAAGTTGCGAATCTTTGATATTTCGGAAAATCACTTCACTGGAGTCTTGCCATCAGATTACTTTGCAGGTTGGAGTGCAATGTCATCAGTCGTAGACATTTTTGATACTACGCCTCAGGTTCACATTTTAGGAGTTTTCCAGGGATACTATCATAACTCTGTGGTTCTGACGAACAAAGGATTAAATATGGAGCTGGTTGGGAGTGGTTTCACAATCTACAAAACCATTGATGTCTCCGGAAACAGACTCGAAGGAGATATTCCAGAATCGATTGGTATACTCAAGGAACTGATTGTGCTCAACATGTCAAACAACGCTTTCACAGGCCATATTCCACCATCTCTATCAAACTTGAGCAATCTCCAATCATTGGATCTATCTCAAAACAGATTATCCGGCAGTATCCCGCCAGAGCTCGGGAAACTTACGTTTCTGGAGTGGATGAACTTCTCGTACAACAGGCTTGAAGGTCCAATACCACAAGCCACTCAGATTCAAAGCCAGAATAGTTCTTCTTTCGCAGAGAATCCCGGGCTTTGCGGTGCTCCTTTCCTAAACAAAtgtggtggagaagaagaagaagaagaagaagcaacaaagcaagaagaagatgaagatgaagaaaaggaagagaaaaatcaaGTATTTAGCTGGATAGCAGCTGCAATAGGATATGTACCTGGTGTGTTCTGTGGACTCACCATCGCCCACATTCTCACTTCATAG